AAAGTGTCTAAAGCTGACTCAGATATAAAGGTATTATTAAGTGTTAGTTGAATATTAAACTCGTCACCTTTTTGTCATGATTCAGGCACAGTTTTATCTCTTAAAGGCTTAGAAAATAACTTTAAATTTGTTTCTGTAAATACCACAGGAGCAGTATTAATTAAGCCTAAATCACTTCACATCTTTGTTCTTAAGTTAATATTCTTACTTGATGAAAAGTCGTCTTGAGTCATTTTATTAGTAATAAAATAATCATAAACATATTTTGATAGATCAGGATACTTAAGATTGCCTTTACTAATATTATTATTTAATGTGTATGCATCATAAATATCATTTAATTTAAATATTTGTCCATTTTCAAATTGAATATTATAACTTTTTTCATTTGCCTTAATAAAAGACATAGGAATATTTGCTATAAATGACAAAGCAAGCAATAATGTACAAATAATAGTTGTAGTTTGCAGTGTAAACATAAATATTAAAAATGTAATAAAGTTAATCAAAAAGAATGTCGCAAGCAAACAATATAATACATACATTGATGTCATTCTTAAAATAAAAATATCATATTTAAATAATGTAAATGTAGCATAAAATAAATTAATAATAAGAAAGCTTATTAAAATATTTGTCACACATATTATAATGATTAGTAAATATTGTGCTATAAAAAATTTTGTTCTACTTACTTGATTGGTTAAAACAATATAAGTTGTTTTATCTTCAAAGTTTTTATTAAAGAAAAACTGGATCATTCTTAAAATGAACACAAACATTAAACAGCACACAAAAAATAAAATATAAAAGTTAAATATAACAACTTGTGTACTTCCTGATTTTGCAAATGCTAATATAATTCCGACAATAATTGAAACAACAATAGTTGATAAATTCAAGATATAAAACAACCGCTCTTTCAACAAACTTTTAAAACTAAATTTCATTAACTTGATAAAGGGGATTCTTTTGTATTTAATAAGTTTGTCTTTTATAAAGTTTTGTAAAGAGTTTGGTTTCTTTTTTTCATAATTTTCTTCTACCGTATTAAATCACCTCCTTTCAATGGAAATTGTGTTAATTAAATTGATTCAATTAAAGTTCTTTCAAATCAATAAAATTTATCTGATTTGATTACAAAACTTAGGTTTAAAAATGATAAATCAAAATCAATTGAAAGATTGCTGATACCCTCTTTAAATTTTTTAAAAATAAGCTGGTTATTACTGATGTCAATTATTGGAATGTTTTCTAATACCGAGTAATTATTAAATTGAAAATGAAAAGATGATGTATTTGTTTTATTTAAGAAAGTTTGCCGCTCTGATTCTGTTGAAGAAGTCAAACTTTGATTAAGCAAACTTAACGCAGCATTGACATCAGAAATACTTCTACCATTAAGAGCGTTTTTTATTTCTCAAATGTTAGAATTTGTAAAACTAACTAATGGTTGATTATCTGAAAAAGATGTTCATGATGTTTTAGTTATTGCATATGCTTGGTAAAAACCTTCCAAAGCATTTATTGTATTTTGATAAAGTGCTTTAAAAATAGGGTCTTGGCTAGCAAAAAGTGTTTTTGTTTGAACTACATTGTTTTGAGTTAAATAAGTGTCATTTAAATTATTAGCAGATATTGCTACATAATATGAAATTGGACTAATTGGATGATAATAATTAAAATCATCAAAGTACAAGCTAAAATTATTTAAAGTAATCTCTCCATAACTAACTATTGAATTAGAATTGATTGCAAATTTGTCTTTAATTTTAGTTTGAAAACTATTTACTCAATCTAGATATTCATTGCTTAGATATGTATAAATGTCTTTATTTCCTTTAACTAATTTATTTTCTAAAACGATTTGATCATCAGATAATAGTTGACTAAAAATAGTTTTAAATAAATTAATATTAGTTTTGTTAGTTGTTGAAAATGAATCATCAATCAATAGTGTTTTCGCACCATACTTGTTGTCGCGTACATTAAAGTTATTAATTTGATCAATAAATCTAAAATTTTTAAATCTATTTTCTTTTTTAAAAGCAAAATTATAACTTTGGCTTTTTTTAGTAGTATTTGAATTATGTTCAGAAATATAGTTTAAGAAATTTTGTTCAAATTTATCAAATTTAAAAAGTTCTTCAAAATCACTATTTTTTAAATTAAACAATTTTGCATAATCACTAATTCTAAGATCATAAGCATCAAACCAAGCTCATTTAAACTTATCTTTAACAAGGTTATCTCTAAGCTGACTAGTTGCAAACTTTAAATTATTAATTATGTCATTTTGATTTGAAATTGTAATAACAATGTCTTCTTGATATTTTTTGTTAATTACATTACTGTTTATGTCAGTGTACTGATATGAAAAAACTAAATCTAGATTAACATTTGCTATATAGTTTTTATTTTCATTATCAAAACTTAAATAGCCAAAATCTATGTTACTAAAATCATAAGAAATTCCATTAAATCAAAATTCATCATTTTTCAAATCTAAAATGCTTGAATAAAAAAGCAATTCACTTGACATTGAATTTAAAATACTTTTTTCCAGTTGACTAGCTTTTGTAACTTTGTTTAAATCATTAATTAAAGTATCTTTTTCTCTTTGAGATAAAAGATCATAATTTGAATTAACACTTTCATTTTCTTTACGCTTTTTTATTTCTTCTAAATTTGCTTGAGTAAAAAATCCATAATTTTGACTTTGTTCACTCGTTTCATCAATGTAAATAATTTCATTTTGTTTTTCCAATAATTCATTATGAAATTTTGCTTCTACTTCTTGTTCAAAAGATTGACTCAAAACATAATAGTTATAAATTGGTTTATACTCTTGTTTATATTCTGCAGGTTTTTGACCACAAGCAGTAGTTATTAAACCCGCTGCTAAACTAAAAGTAGAAAATATTGGTAAGATTTTTTTTAACATTTTACTCATGGAATTTTATTTGTTAAATTTTTGTATTAACAATATTTCATTTAATTTGCTTTTTTCTTCTTGAATTTCACGTCTAATTCTTTCAAGCTCTAAAATATTTTCGCGTTGTTTCATTTCACTATCAAATTTCGCTAACTTTTGATTCATTTCTTTTTCAAAAGCCATTTCTTTTCTTAATTGCTCAAAATATTCTTTCTCTTTATTTAAATCAGACTTAATTTTTTCTAATTCTTGATCTTTTAATGAAGCAATATTTTGTTGTCACATTTGTTGTTGCATGTTATGTTCGACAAAACCATTATGCAAACCTTGTGAAGCACCATAATATTTTTTTATATTCTGTTGTTCACTCATTTCGAATTTAAGTTTCTCTATTTCCTCTTTTAATTTTATTATTTCTAAGTTAGATGGTTTAATACTTGATGAATCTTCGTTAGTTAAATTAACTTTTTTTGTAGCCATGCCGTTTTTGAAAGTGTTAATTTCACTAGCTTCAATTTGAATTTGTGACATAAATTCTTTTAGCTCAAACAAACTATTCTTAATTGTTTCTTTTTCTACACTAGCTGTCTTATTAAATTCATCATGGTATTCTTTAAATTCTTTTATTTTTTCTAAATATTCAGTTTTAGATTCTTGAATAATTTTTGTTTCTTCACTGATGTTTTCAATATAATTTTTTAAATCTAAAAGTTTATTGGTAAAATCAGCTTTAATAGAATCAATTTCTTTGTATTCAGCAATTGTTGCTACAGCGATTTCTTCTTGCAGCTTTTTTAATTCATTAATTTTTGCATTTAATTCAAATTTTTGATTTTCAACTTGTTCATTTTCTAAATCAACTTTAGTTAAAAATTCTTCATTGCTTTGTTTTAAAGCACTTAAATCCTTATCTAAATTACTTCTTGAACTATTGATTTCATCGGATTCAATTTGTATTTGAGTTAGATAACTTTTGAATTCTTTAATTTCATCTTGAATGATTTCCCGTTGAACAGCAACCAAGTCTTTAAATTGATTTTCGAACTCTTTAAATTCATTCATTTTTGATTGCATTTCATTAGTTAATGAATTTTCTGATTTTTCAATATAGGTTTTTAAATCATCAAGTTTAGTTGAAAATTCAGCTTTTATTAAATCGAACTGTTCATATTCACTAGCTGAAGCTAGACTAATT
The sequence above is drawn from the Williamsoniiplasma somnilux genome and encodes:
- a CDS encoding ABC transporter permease is translated as MNLSTIVVSIIVGIILAFAKSGSTQVVIFNFYILFFVCCLMFVFILRMIQFFFNKNFEDKTTYIVLTNQVSRTKFFIAQYLLIIIICVTNILISFLIINLFYATFTLFKYDIFILRMTSMYVLYCLLATFFLINFITFLIFMFTLQTTTIICTLLLALSFIANIPMSFIKANEKSYNIQFENGQIFKLNDIYDAYTLNNNISKGNLKYPDLSKYVYDYFITNKMTQDDFSSSKNINLRTKMWSDLGLINTAPVVFTETNLKLFSKPLRDKTVPESWQKGDEFNIQLTLNNTFISESALDTLIAKTTNQKILKILKDFRNFSNDIKIYFKNNLQYEKYDLFYDFLFLDSGIDISYLEKLNPSAQEIEQQWIKYALKKQDVKSFYEYAILGQNSDGFRFSNANNLVKDQLNFNLMYTARIIEQYFIKYSSNYIIMSSTPVAKSSADWNSYTKGRKNMRFLSYFNLYSGLWMVYTGNLGFYYDDIWFSPSSDSKIYLEDQKNLFLGYPEYDLKISSTNMIEKDTTANYVKPWYYLAILFSISLISFLIALYKFRKFDF